Proteins from a genomic interval of Desulfofustis limnaeus:
- a CDS encoding pirin family protein has protein sequence MNTRTIALKLQRQPTIEGAGVHLHRVFGFAEVPRFDPFLMLDDFRSDTPEHYRRGFPWHPHRGIETITYVTRGKVEHGDSLGNRGVIASGDVQWMTAGSGIIHQEMPKGDPDGRMHGFQLWANLPAAQKMMAPRYRGIRTEEIPEVVLEDGVTVRVIAGSIGGARGPVDDIVIDPEYFDCLVPAGRTFVHRTQPGYTAFIYVIDGSGITVGEPLENGTLVLLDEGNHLSVSAADRPLRFLLLTGKPLREPVAWRGPIVMNTTDEVELAFREYQAGTFIKHNNT, from the coding sequence ATGAACACAAGAACTATCGCTCTGAAGCTACAACGCCAGCCGACTATCGAGGGCGCCGGAGTACACCTTCATCGGGTCTTCGGTTTTGCCGAGGTACCTCGCTTCGACCCGTTCCTGATGCTGGATGATTTTCGTTCGGACACCCCCGAGCACTATCGCAGGGGATTTCCCTGGCACCCGCATCGCGGTATCGAGACGATCACCTATGTGACCAGGGGGAAGGTGGAGCACGGCGACAGCCTTGGCAACCGGGGCGTTATTGCTTCGGGTGACGTCCAGTGGATGACTGCCGGCAGCGGCATCATCCACCAGGAGATGCCGAAAGGCGACCCAGACGGGCGCATGCATGGGTTCCAGTTGTGGGCCAACCTACCTGCAGCTCAGAAAATGATGGCACCGCGCTATCGCGGCATCAGGACTGAAGAGATTCCGGAAGTGGTGCTGGAAGATGGTGTAACGGTCCGTGTGATAGCCGGATCGATCGGGGGGGCTCGGGGGCCGGTCGATGACATCGTCATCGACCCGGAATATTTCGACTGCCTGGTGCCGGCCGGCCGGACCTTTGTTCATCGAACGCAACCGGGTTACACGGCGTTCATCTATGTCATCGATGGGTCCGGTATAACCGTCGGAGAACCGCTCGAGAACGGGACGCTGGTGCTGCTCGACGAGGGCAACCACCTCTCCGTAAGCGCCGCCGACCGTCCCCTGCGCTTCTTGTTGTTGACCGGCAAGCCGCTGCGCGAACCGGTGGCCTGGCGCGGCCCCATCGTCATGAACACCACCGATGAAGTGGAGCTGGCATTTCGTGAATACCAAGCGGGGACATTTATCAAACACAATAACACATAG
- a CDS encoding type II toxin-antitoxin system RelE/ParE family toxin — protein MKWEIEYTDEFEKWWNTLDPDEQDSIAVTVGLLEKLGPNLPRPYSDTVKGSSFANMKELRTQHDGQPYRTLYAFDPRRTAILLIGGNKAGKKNWHKTFIPIADKLFADHLKELEDHG, from the coding sequence ATGAAATGGGAAATTGAATATACTGACGAATTTGAGAAGTGGTGGAATACGCTGGATCCTGACGAACAGGATTCGATAGCTGTCACCGTAGGCTTGCTGGAGAAATTGGGTCCGAATCTGCCGAGACCCTATTCGGACACGGTAAAAGGATCCAGCTTTGCAAACATGAAAGAACTTCGAACGCAGCATGACGGCCAACCATATCGGACGTTATATGCATTCGATCCTCGCAGAACAGCAATCTTGCTTATAGGCGGCAACAAGGCAGGCAAGAAGAATTGGCACAAAACTTTTATTCCCATCGCAGATAAGCTTTTTGCTGATCACCTGAAGGAGCTGGAAGACCATGGCTAA
- a CDS encoding CDGSH iron-sulfur domain-containing protein — protein sequence MKKSQVIFSTYSPYMAVDTELVGSDGKPIATPRVCSLCRCGESAMKPLCDGSHAKVGFVGKREDANKPALEYYRGQDITIVFDRYLCMGAGYCGELEAVFGTHDQPKYEPDAAPVDDIIATIRKCPSGALSYIIGEEHFKNYYDETRIVVGKDGPLNCQGAITLIDDQDSDAFLPAADHFTLCRCGGSKKKPVCDGSHEKKEFKG from the coding sequence ATGAAGAAGAGCCAGGTCATTTTTAGCACCTATAGCCCGTATATGGCGGTTGATACGGAACTGGTCGGGAGCGACGGCAAACCGATCGCCACACCGCGGGTCTGTTCGCTCTGCCGTTGTGGAGAATCGGCGATGAAACCGCTGTGCGACGGGTCGCACGCTAAGGTCGGCTTTGTCGGCAAACGCGAGGATGCGAACAAACCTGCACTGGAATATTATCGCGGCCAGGACATCACCATCGTCTTCGATCGCTATTTGTGCATGGGCGCCGGATACTGCGGCGAACTCGAGGCCGTTTTCGGTACCCATGATCAGCCGAAATATGAACCCGATGCGGCTCCGGTCGATGACATCATCGCCACCATCAGGAAATGCCCTTCCGGTGCCCTGAGCTATATCATCGGCGAAGAACACTTTAAAAACTATTACGACGAGACCAGGATCGTGGTGGGAAAAGACGGGCCTCTCAATTGCCAGGGAGCGATCACGCTGATCGACGATCAGGATTCCGACGCCTTTCTGCCTGCTGCCGATCATTTCACCCTCTGCCGCTGTGGCGGATCAAAGAAAAAGCCGGTCTGCGACGGTTCCCATGAGAAAAAAGAGTTCAAGGGATAA
- a CDS encoding nucleotidyltransferase family protein, producing the protein MNRQRALDLLSRSKPELQARFGVTRLALFGSIARDTANSGSDVDVLVAFDGPATSKRYFGVQFYLEDLLGCPVDLVTEKALRPELRPYIERERVNV; encoded by the coding sequence ATGAACAGACAACGTGCCCTTGACCTGCTGAGCCGCAGCAAGCCGGAGCTGCAGGCCCGTTTTGGCGTGACCCGACTGGCCCTGTTCGGCTCCATCGCCCGCGACACGGCAAACAGCGGCAGTGATGTCGATGTGCTGGTGGCATTTGACGGCCCGGCCACCTCCAAGCGCTATTTCGGCGTGCAGTTCTACCTGGAGGACTTGCTCGGCTGTCCGGTCGATCTGGTCACCGAAAAGGCCCTGCGGCCGGAGCTGCGCCCCTATATCGAACGGGAGCGGGTCAATGTCTGA
- a CDS encoding arsenite methyltransferase, with amino-acid sequence MENSQDDRVREHVRTRYAEIAKTSDSCCSTGCCSPATLGNAAFSTRLGYTKDELARVPEGSNMGLGCGNPQTIAALKPGEVVLDLGSGGGFDCFLAARQVGDDGQVIGVDMTPEMIAKSRNNARQSELKNVEFRLGEIEHLPVADNSVDVIMSNCVINLSPAKEQVFREAYRVLRPGGRLAISDVVAISPLPEHIKNDVDAHCGCVTGAATITNIEQLLKQAGFASVSVIVQETSDAFIRDWFPGSGVEQHVRAAAITAYK; translated from the coding sequence ATGGAAAACTCGCAGGACGATCGTGTCCGGGAGCACGTGCGCACCCGCTACGCTGAAATAGCGAAAACGTCTGATTCGTGTTGTTCAACCGGTTGCTGCTCACCGGCAACCCTGGGCAACGCTGCCTTTTCAACCCGCCTGGGGTATACGAAAGACGAACTGGCTCGGGTCCCGGAAGGCTCGAACATGGGCCTTGGCTGCGGTAACCCCCAGACCATCGCCGCCCTGAAACCGGGCGAAGTGGTTCTCGACCTCGGTAGCGGCGGCGGCTTCGACTGTTTTCTGGCAGCTCGCCAGGTTGGCGATGACGGGCAGGTGATCGGTGTGGATATGACGCCGGAAATGATTGCCAAATCAAGGAACAACGCACGGCAAAGCGAGCTGAAAAATGTCGAGTTCCGTTTGGGAGAAATCGAACATCTGCCGGTCGCCGACAATTCAGTCGATGTCATCATGTCCAACTGCGTCATCAATCTATCCCCGGCCAAAGAGCAGGTATTCCGTGAAGCATACCGGGTACTGCGACCCGGTGGCAGATTGGCCATATCCGATGTCGTGGCGATTTCACCACTGCCGGAGCACATCAAAAACGATGTCGATGCCCATTGCGGCTGCGTCACGGGTGCGGCAACAATCACCAACATCGAGCAGCTATTGAAACAGGCCGGTTTTGCAAGCGTATCAGTCATCGTTCAGGAAACGAGCGATGCATTCATCCGTGACTGGTTTCCCGGCAGCGGCGTCGAACAACACGTCCGCGCGGCGGCGATCACCGCATACAAATAA
- a CDS encoding MazG-like family protein: protein MGVITEASELLEHFRFQTDEQAMALLENQQVKGDIEDELADVLFFLLRFSQRFEVDLTKALLRKIEKSEKKYPVEKAKGKNTKYTKL, encoded by the coding sequence ATCGGTGTTATTACCGAGGCGTCAGAGTTGTTAGAGCATTTTCGCTTTCAAACGGACGAGCAGGCGATGGCGTTGCTGGAAAACCAGCAGGTCAAAGGGGATATTGAGGATGAACTGGCCGATGTCCTCTTTTTCTTGCTGCGGTTTTCCCAAAGGTTTGAGGTTGATCTGACCAAGGCCCTACTTCGGAAGATCGAGAAGAGTGAAAAGAAATATCCTGTAGAAAAGGCGAAAGGGAAAAACACCAAGTACACGAAGCTGTAG
- a CDS encoding helix-turn-helix domain-containing protein, whose translation MIRQPKNFPETVKEVRRQLALSQEELAHALGVSFATVNRWENGKTMPSKLAQRQFEQFCALKREQGELV comes from the coding sequence ATGATCCGCCAACCCAAAAACTTTCCGGAAACGGTCAAGGAGGTGCGGCGGCAGCTGGCGCTCTCCCAGGAGGAGTTGGCCCACGCCCTCGGGGTGAGCTTCGCCACCGTTAATCGCTGGGAGAACGGCAAGACGATGCCGTCGAAGCTGGCGCAGCGGCAGTTCGAGCAGTTTTGTGCGCTAAAACGGGAACAGGGTGAACTGGTCTGA
- a CDS encoding HepT-like ribonuclease domain-containing protein produces the protein MSDASQREWRFYLDDMIDFAGKVLAYTDGLDQAAFVASGLTYDATLRNLELIGEAATHIPDEIRAAHPEIPWRMIIATRNRLIHGYLGIDDDTLWSIIQDDVPELLPLLKALKDEAQS, from the coding sequence ATGTCTGATGCCAGCCAGCGCGAATGGCGCTTCTACCTCGACGACATGATCGACTTCGCCGGGAAGGTGCTTGCCTACACCGACGGGCTTGACCAGGCCGCTTTCGTGGCCAGCGGCCTGACCTACGACGCCACCCTGCGCAACCTGGAGCTGATCGGCGAAGCCGCCACCCATATCCCGGACGAAATCCGCGCCGCCCATCCGGAAATTCCCTGGCGGATGATCATCGCCACCCGCAACCGCCTCATTCACGGCTACCTCGGCATCGACGACGACACCCTGTGGAGCATCATCCAGGATGATGTGCCCGAACTGCTGCCGCTGCTCAAGGCGCTGAAAGACGAGGCGCAGTCATGA
- a CDS encoding XRE family transcriptional regulator — translation MAKSFNIIRSKISEERKAKIDKRVEELIKTMPLAELRQARQLTQEQLAHSMKIKQASVSKMEGQADMYISTLRKYIKAMGGDLEIIAKFPEGSVRIEKFETL, via the coding sequence ATGGCTAAATCATTCAACATAATCAGAAGCAAAATATCCGAAGAGCGAAAAGCAAAGATCGATAAGCGGGTAGAAGAGCTGATCAAAACAATGCCGCTGGCAGAACTTCGTCAAGCGCGACAATTAACCCAGGAGCAACTAGCGCACTCGATGAAAATCAAGCAGGCCTCTGTTTCAAAGATGGAAGGTCAGGCGGATATGTATATTTCAACCCTTCGGAAATATATAAAAGCAATGGGAGGAGATCTGGAGATAATAGCAAAATTTCCGGAAGGAAGCGTACGGATAGAGAAGTTTGAAACCCTTTAA
- a CDS encoding TetR/AcrR family transcriptional regulator has translation MGQGTGKRRTREEILELSVPLFAEFGYYDVSMRDVAAACGLTPAAIYYHFSDKDHLYLEVVAHEFREKSAALLIDLNDSDAPWVRLEKFVTNLAHLAAKDEVFLRLIQWVRLDSEEKRQQKLAAHVLKDLFLVVHRLVTGLDCRCDPYLLSMSIVSLVLIPFEGRQIRKFMPGYRPEHDQPDVLARHVINLLRLGACQHHPAGE, from the coding sequence ATGGGGCAGGGTACAGGCAAGAGAAGAACACGGGAAGAGATTCTGGAGTTGTCGGTGCCCCTCTTCGCCGAGTTTGGCTACTATGATGTTTCCATGCGGGATGTCGCCGCGGCCTGCGGACTCACCCCGGCAGCGATTTACTACCATTTTTCCGACAAGGATCACCTCTATCTCGAGGTCGTAGCCCATGAGTTCAGGGAAAAGTCGGCGGCCCTGCTGATCGATCTCAACGACTCTGATGCGCCGTGGGTGCGGCTGGAGAAATTCGTCACCAACCTGGCCCATCTGGCGGCGAAGGATGAGGTTTTTCTCCGTCTTATTCAATGGGTGCGACTCGACAGCGAAGAGAAGCGGCAGCAAAAGCTAGCGGCCCATGTCCTGAAGGATCTCTTTCTCGTCGTCCACCGATTGGTAACCGGATTGGATTGTCGCTGCGATCCCTACCTGCTGTCCATGTCGATCGTCAGTCTGGTGCTCATTCCTTTTGAAGGGCGACAGATCCGTAAGTTCATGCCGGGATACAGGCCGGAACACGACCAGCCTGATGTGCTGGCCAGGCATGTCATCAATCTGCTGCGCCTGGGTGCATGCCAGCACCACCCTGCCGGCGAGTAG
- a CDS encoding ArsR/SmtB family transcription factor: MNLDQAAQRCAEMGNKTRLSILRLLVKAGQDGLPVGAIQKNLDVPASTLTHHIQRLVRVGLVTQKRDSRTLYCQPQIKAIRELADFLLSECCSLQQKIHELK; the protein is encoded by the coding sequence ATGAATCTTGATCAAGCTGCCCAGCGGTGCGCGGAGATGGGCAACAAAACCCGCCTTTCGATTCTCAGGCTACTTGTCAAGGCTGGACAGGACGGGTTGCCGGTCGGTGCGATCCAAAAAAATCTGGACGTACCGGCTTCGACGCTCACCCACCATATACAGCGCTTGGTTCGTGTCGGCCTGGTCACGCAAAAACGAGACAGCCGCACGCTCTATTGCCAACCGCAGATCAAAGCGATCAGGGAGCTTGCCGATTTCCTGCTCTCCGAGTGCTGTTCACTCCAGCAGAAAATCCATGAGCTGAAATAG
- a CDS encoding ATP-grasp domain-containing protein: MMNCVFLSPHFPPQYHLFCRHLKEAGATALGIGDASYETLSPEIRSSLTEYYRVNRMDDYDELLRACGYFTHAYGKIDRIDSLNEHWLSTEAQLRDDFNVYGVRQHDIGMIRRKSEMKKRFRAAGVPVAAGRVVHSLGDAVALLKEIGFPVVVKPDVGVGALDTARLDSVEDLERFFLGKDPSAYIIESFVNGTICSFDGLCNREGAPIFWTAHVFSQGIMETVNESRHLSYHSLREIPPALEDAGRRCLKSFNVQEQFFHLEFFQTSAEQYTALEVNMRPPGGFTTDMFNYACDIDIYRIWAELLVRNKDCLEFERRYHCCYASRKHGLPYSHTHQDIIGRYGDWLCQVVQVPGVFAGALGDIGYIFRSRDLQRIEEISGFIHQTSIHEA; the protein is encoded by the coding sequence ATGATGAACTGCGTTTTCCTTTCTCCCCATTTTCCTCCGCAATACCATCTCTTTTGCAGACATCTCAAGGAGGCGGGCGCCACAGCCCTCGGCATCGGTGATGCATCGTACGAGACGCTTTCGCCGGAGATCCGCAGTTCGCTGACCGAATACTATCGGGTCAACCGGATGGATGACTATGATGAACTGCTCAGGGCGTGTGGCTATTTTACCCACGCCTACGGCAAGATCGATCGCATCGACAGCCTCAACGAGCACTGGTTGAGCACGGAGGCACAATTACGCGACGATTTCAATGTCTACGGGGTCAGGCAACACGATATCGGCATGATCCGTCGCAAGTCGGAGATGAAAAAACGATTTCGTGCGGCGGGCGTCCCGGTGGCTGCCGGCAGGGTCGTGCACAGCCTTGGCGACGCCGTTGCCCTGCTGAAGGAAATCGGTTTCCCGGTGGTGGTCAAGCCCGATGTGGGGGTGGGAGCACTGGATACCGCCCGCCTTGATTCTGTCGAGGATCTCGAGCGATTTTTCCTGGGCAAGGACCCTTCCGCTTATATCATTGAATCTTTTGTCAACGGGACCATCTGCTCGTTCGACGGACTCTGCAACAGGGAGGGTGCGCCGATATTTTGGACTGCTCACGTGTTCAGCCAGGGGATCATGGAAACCGTCAATGAGTCCCGGCACCTCTCCTACCACTCGTTACGCGAGATTCCTCCGGCGCTGGAGGACGCGGGTCGGCGCTGCCTCAAGTCCTTCAACGTGCAGGAACAGTTTTTCCATCTCGAGTTTTTCCAGACGTCAGCGGAGCAATACACGGCGCTGGAAGTGAACATGCGGCCGCCGGGCGGTTTCACCACCGACATGTTCAACTACGCCTGCGACATTGACATCTATCGCATCTGGGCCGAATTGCTGGTCCGGAACAAGGATTGTCTCGAGTTCGAGCGAAGGTATCACTGTTGTTATGCCAGCCGCAAACATGGCCTTCCGTACAGCCATACGCACCAGGACATCATCGGACGTTATGGCGACTGGTTGTGCCAGGTCGTTCAGGTTCCCGGAGTATTCGCCGGTGCCCTCGGAGACATCGGTTATATCTTCCGATCCCGTGACCTGCAGCGAATTGAAGAAATATCCGGCTTCATCCATCAAACCAGCATCCACGAGGCCTGA
- a CDS encoding arsenate reductase ArsC, translating into MTNKLKVLFLCTGNSCRSQMAEGWAHHLKGDVIEAYSAGIETHGLDQRAVTVMAEAGVDISGHRSKHIDEFTHSRVDYVITVCDHAHETCPFFPGNGRVFHVGFADPPHMARALAKMGATEEEQLDCYRRIRDEIKAFVETMPESLNKKEG; encoded by the coding sequence ATGACCAACAAACTGAAGGTACTGTTTCTGTGTACGGGAAACTCATGCCGTAGTCAGATGGCAGAAGGTTGGGCACACCACCTGAAAGGCGATGTCATCGAGGCCTATTCTGCTGGCATTGAAACGCACGGCCTTGATCAGCGCGCCGTCACCGTCATGGCGGAAGCCGGTGTCGATATTTCCGGCCACAGATCGAAACATATCGATGAGTTCACCCATTCGAGAGTGGACTACGTCATCACCGTGTGCGACCACGCTCATGAAACCTGCCCGTTTTTCCCAGGAAACGGCAGGGTGTTCCACGTCGGCTTTGCCGATCCGCCGCACATGGCAAGAGCGCTTGCAAAAATGGGAGCCACCGAGGAGGAGCAATTGGACTGTTACCGCCGAATCAGAGACGAAATCAAAGCATTTGTCGAAACCATGCCGGAATCATTAAACAAAAAAGAGGGATGA
- a CDS encoding esterase family protein, translating to MQSEEHCWFSPHLHRDMALKVYGHWGQPLLVFPCSLGRYYDYEGMGMIDAISGFIEGGRVKVFAVDSVDAESWYHFSVSAAERNARHEAYDRYIIHEVIPFVRNHCRQPDIRVMANGCSMGAFHAVNSFLKHPDLFAGTIALSGLYRLDHLEFGLTAGDIPAVYFNSPLHYLPGLDDRWFLEWYRKSRIVVCVGQGAWENEALDDTRRLAAIFREKGIPAWIDVWGQDVDHDWPWWFRQMNYFLEMIL from the coding sequence ATGCAGAGTGAAGAGCATTGTTGGTTCAGTCCTCATCTGCATCGGGACATGGCCTTGAAAGTGTATGGGCATTGGGGACAACCGCTCCTGGTCTTTCCCTGTTCCCTCGGACGCTATTATGACTACGAGGGTATGGGGATGATCGATGCGATCTCGGGTTTCATCGAGGGTGGCCGGGTCAAGGTGTTTGCGGTGGACAGCGTCGATGCGGAGTCCTGGTATCACTTCTCCGTGTCAGCGGCTGAGCGTAATGCACGGCATGAGGCATACGATCGCTATATTATCCACGAGGTCATCCCCTTTGTTCGCAACCACTGCCGGCAACCGGATATCCGGGTGATGGCCAACGGCTGCAGCATGGGCGCTTTTCATGCCGTGAACAGCTTTCTCAAGCATCCTGACCTGTTTGCCGGAACCATCGCCCTGAGTGGTCTGTATCGTCTCGATCACCTGGAATTCGGCCTGACAGCAGGCGATATTCCGGCAGTCTATTTCAATTCGCCGCTCCACTATTTGCCGGGGCTCGATGATCGATGGTTTCTTGAGTGGTACCGGAAGAGCAGGATTGTCGTCTGCGTCGGGCAGGGTGCGTGGGAAAACGAAGCGCTGGATGATACTCGTCGCCTTGCTGCTATTTTTCGGGAGAAGGGCATTCCTGCCTGGATTGACGTCTGGGGACAGGATGTCGATCATGACTGGCCCTGGTGGTTTCGGCAGATGAACTATTTTCTCGAAATGATTCTCTGA
- a CDS encoding TOTE conflict system archaeo-eukaryotic primase domain-containing protein, with amino-acid sequence MDLPNSDKRQSEQDELHQLREENARLKELLTQHGIAWEEPTTTAPIPATAESAPTPTHFTTEDKITLFRRLFRGREDVHPQRWESAKGTSGYSPACGNEWKPGICHKPRVKCGDCSQRQLLPVTDQVIYDHLAGKQTIGVYPLLGDDSCYFLAADFDEADWREDAQAFMQSCRELSIPAALEISRSGNGAHAWIFFAVPVPAREARQLGAALISHTCDLTRQLSLTSYDRLFPNQDTMPKGGFGNLIALPLQKQPRESGRSVFVDEDLQPHSDQWAFLASIRPMSRRDLDDAILRASGGRHPLDVAFAAEEEDSKPWQRPSPVPARIAGPLPESLTLVLANQIFIAKADLSQPLANRLIRLAAFQNPEFYKAQAMRLPVWNKPRIIGCAENFPQHIGLPRGCLDEVFDLLQENDIRPELQDERLAGRKVTAKFTGTLRKDQKAAVREMLKHEVGVLCAPTAFGKTVTAAALIARRKASTLVLVHRTELLRQWQERLTGFLEFPKGSLGVIGGGKKKPSGKIDIAVMQSLSRREDLGELLDQYGQIIIDECHHLSAFSFEAILKQAKAKFVVGLTATPIRRDGHQPIIFMQCGPIRHSAARPETAPAQLEVWPKVLPVPKIPPDSPIQDVFRILAGDATRNQRIVGDVLAAYREGRKVLVLTERTDHLPLLQEALGDEVEHCFVLHGRLSKNQRTAVFAELDVLDESAPRVLLATGRLIGEGFDHPPLDTLVLAMPISWKGTLQQYAGRLHREHADKHDVRIYDYTETDQLQLARMWDKRQRGYRAMGYEIKPMETVVLGKGTNLK; translated from the coding sequence ATGGATTTGCCGAACAGTGACAAGAGACAGAGTGAACAGGACGAATTGCATCAACTGCGCGAGGAGAATGCCCGCCTCAAGGAACTGCTGACCCAGCACGGCATCGCCTGGGAAGAGCCGACCACCACTGCACCCATTCCTGCTACAGCCGAATCTGCACCAACCCCAACCCATTTCACCACTGAAGACAAGATCACCCTGTTCCGCCGTCTGTTTCGGGGGCGGGAGGATGTCCACCCACAGCGCTGGGAGTCGGCCAAGGGCACATCCGGCTATTCACCGGCCTGCGGCAATGAGTGGAAGCCCGGTATCTGCCACAAGCCTCGGGTGAAATGCGGTGACTGCAGCCAGCGCCAGTTGCTGCCGGTGACCGATCAGGTGATCTACGACCATTTGGCCGGGAAACAGACTATCGGCGTCTATCCGCTCCTGGGCGACGATAGCTGCTATTTTCTCGCGGCCGATTTCGATGAGGCCGACTGGCGGGAGGATGCCCAGGCTTTCATGCAATCCTGCCGTGAGCTTAGCATTCCGGCGGCGCTGGAGATTTCCCGCTCCGGCAATGGCGCTCACGCCTGGATCTTTTTTGCCGTGCCGGTTCCGGCCCGCGAGGCCCGGCAGCTCGGAGCCGCACTGATCAGCCACACCTGCGACCTCACCCGGCAATTGTCCCTGACCAGCTACGACCGCCTGTTTCCCAACCAGGACACCATGCCCAAAGGCGGCTTCGGCAACCTGATCGCGCTGCCTCTGCAGAAACAACCTAGGGAATCAGGGCGCAGCGTGTTCGTTGATGAAGACCTGCAACCCCATTCAGACCAGTGGGCTTTTCTGGCATCCATCCGTCCCATGTCCCGGCGGGACTTGGATGACGCCATTTTGCGGGCCAGCGGCGGTCGCCATCCCCTGGATGTCGCCTTTGCCGCCGAGGAAGAAGACAGCAAGCCATGGCAACGACCATCACCTGTACCCGCCCGGATTGCTGGCCCATTGCCGGAATCGCTGACCCTGGTGCTGGCCAACCAGATTTTCATCGCCAAGGCCGACCTGTCGCAGCCGCTGGCCAACCGCCTGATCCGTCTCGCCGCCTTCCAGAATCCTGAATTCTACAAGGCCCAGGCCATGCGCCTGCCGGTGTGGAACAAACCGCGCATCATCGGCTGCGCCGAGAATTTTCCGCAGCATATCGGCCTGCCGCGTGGCTGCCTCGATGAGGTGTTCGACCTGTTACAGGAGAACGACATCCGCCCGGAGCTGCAGGACGAACGCTTGGCCGGACGGAAAGTGACGGCCAAGTTCACCGGCACCTTGCGCAAGGACCAGAAAGCGGCGGTGCGGGAGATGCTCAAGCATGAGGTCGGCGTGCTCTGCGCCCCGACGGCTTTCGGAAAGACGGTTACCGCAGCCGCCCTGATCGCCCGGCGCAAGGCCAGCACGCTGGTCCTGGTCCATCGCACTGAGTTGCTGCGTCAGTGGCAGGAACGATTGACCGGGTTCTTGGAGTTTCCCAAAGGAAGCTTAGGCGTCATCGGCGGTGGCAAGAAGAAGCCGTCCGGCAAGATCGACATCGCGGTCATGCAGTCTCTTTCCCGTCGGGAGGATCTTGGCGAACTTCTCGACCAGTACGGACAGATCATCATCGACGAATGCCATCACCTGTCGGCATTTTCCTTCGAAGCGATCCTCAAACAGGCCAAGGCGAAATTCGTGGTGGGGCTGACCGCTACACCGATCCGCCGCGACGGTCATCAGCCGATCATCTTCATGCAGTGCGGGCCAATCCGCCACAGCGCCGCCAGACCGGAAACCGCACCGGCGCAACTGGAAGTCTGGCCAAAGGTGCTGCCCGTGCCGAAAATCCCGCCTGATTCGCCGATTCAGGACGTGTTCCGTATCCTCGCAGGCGATGCGACCCGCAACCAACGTATTGTAGGGGATGTGCTGGCCGCCTACCGCGAAGGGCGAAAGGTGCTTGTGCTTACCGAGCGAACGGATCATTTGCCGTTGTTGCAGGAGGCGTTGGGGGATGAGGTCGAGCACTGCTTTGTCCTTCATGGCCGTTTGTCGAAGAATCAGCGAACGGCGGTGTTTGCGGAACTGGATGTGTTGGACGAGTCGGCACCAAGAGTCTTGCTCGCCACCGGCCGCCTGATCGGCGAGGGCTTCGACCATCCGCCCCTCGACACGCTGGTGCTGGCCATGCCGATCTCCTGGAAGGGAACCTTGCAGCAATACGCAGGACGCCTGCACCGGGAACACGCCGACAAGCATGATGTGCGCATCTACGATTACACAGAGACCGATCAGCTGCAGCTGGCCCGCATGTGGGACAAACGCCAGCGCGGCTACCGGGCCATGGGGTACGAGATCAAACCGATGGAGACCGTAGTCTTAGGAAAAGGCACGAACCTAAAGTAA